A region of Thermococcus barossii DNA encodes the following proteins:
- a CDS encoding MBL fold metallo-hydrolase has translation MIEITFLGSGGGRFITITQFRSTGGFHIRASRNIYVDPGPGALVRSWRYKLDPRKLDAIFVSHRHVDHCNDVEVLIEAMTGGALKKRGMLIASKSVVYGDETHTPAVSKYHMDVLESIHIPEPGSKIAIGEEEFIITPTVHSDPTTIGFRMKTRYGDISYIPDTAYFDELLEWHDGSRLIIAAVTRPRDMGIPYHLSTDDVVMMLKNMEHKPDALVMSHIGMKMHFANPYKEAKYIETVTGVKTYVAKEGFKVMVEKNEIAVRTLRPARFV, from the coding sequence GTGATTGAGATAACCTTCCTAGGCAGCGGCGGCGGCAGGTTCATAACCATAACGCAGTTCCGCTCCACCGGTGGCTTTCACATACGCGCCAGCAGGAACATCTACGTTGACCCCGGTCCGGGTGCGCTGGTTCGTTCTTGGCGCTACAAGCTCGACCCCAGAAAGCTCGATGCCATATTCGTCTCACACAGGCACGTTGACCACTGCAACGACGTTGAAGTTCTGATCGAGGCCATGACGGGTGGTGCACTCAAGAAGCGCGGCATGCTCATCGCATCAAAGAGCGTCGTCTACGGCGATGAGACCCACACTCCCGCCGTCAGCAAGTACCACATGGATGTCCTTGAGAGCATCCACATTCCCGAACCGGGAAGCAAGATAGCAATCGGGGAGGAGGAGTTCATAATAACCCCAACGGTTCACTCCGATCCGACAACCATAGGGTTTCGCATGAAGACCCGCTACGGGGATATATCGTACATCCCCGACACGGCCTACTTCGATGAACTCCTGGAGTGGCACGACGGTTCGAGGCTGATAATCGCGGCCGTAACGAGGCCCAGGGATATGGGCATTCCCTACCATCTGAGCACAGACGACGTCGTTATGATGCTCAAGAACATGGAGCATAAACCCGATGCCCTAGTGATGAGCCACATCGGAATGAAGATGCACTTCGCGAACCCCTACAAGGAGGCTAAATACATCGAGACGGTAACGGGAGTGAAGACCTACGTGGCCAAGGAGGGCTTCAAGGTCATGGTGGAAAAGAACGAGATAGCTGTCAGGACGCTTAGGCCCGCAAGGTTCGTCTGA
- a CDS encoding M20 family metallo-hydrolase, which translates to MSNLERISKEIENLQDEMVETLVELIKIPAISPDYGYEGEYDKAQKLLEIIKDWPFDRVEVYNAPDERAKNGVRPSILAYYYGEKGEESPRLWILTHIDVVPPGDLSKWTVTEPFKPVVKDGKVYGRGSEDNGQSLVASLYAVKAMMNLGIRPKRTVILAFVSDEETGSKYGVEWLMKEHPELFRKDDLVLVPDGGNEDGTFIEVAEKSILWLRVKVRGRQVHASMPDKGLNAHRVALDFAYHLDRVLHEKYGERDELFDPPESTFEPTMVKNPADSPNIAPGEHEVVFDCRILPRYSIDDILKDAERLAEEIKEKYRKEFNGKVLPEIEFEVLQRMDAPEPTDPNSEIVLLLKEAIRRLRGKEAKVGGIGGGTFAAYFRKLGIPAVVWATLDETAHQPNEYAWIKNMVNDAKVMAALALL; encoded by the coding sequence ATGTCGAATCTCGAAAGAATCTCGAAGGAAATCGAGAACCTCCAGGACGAGATGGTCGAGACGCTTGTCGAACTGATTAAAATCCCGGCCATAAGCCCCGACTACGGCTACGAGGGCGAATACGACAAGGCCCAGAAGCTTTTGGAGATAATCAAGGACTGGCCCTTCGACAGGGTTGAGGTCTACAACGCGCCGGACGAGAGGGCCAAGAACGGTGTCAGGCCGAGCATTTTAGCATACTACTACGGCGAGAAGGGCGAAGAAAGTCCGAGGCTCTGGATACTCACCCACATCGACGTTGTCCCGCCCGGAGATTTAAGCAAGTGGACGGTCACGGAACCGTTTAAGCCGGTCGTCAAGGACGGAAAGGTCTACGGGCGCGGAAGCGAGGACAACGGGCAGAGCCTGGTCGCCTCACTTTACGCGGTAAAAGCTATGATGAACCTCGGGATAAGGCCGAAGAGGACGGTAATCCTCGCCTTCGTCAGCGATGAAGAGACCGGGAGCAAGTACGGCGTCGAGTGGCTGATGAAAGAACACCCGGAGCTGTTCAGGAAGGACGACCTGGTTTTAGTCCCGGACGGGGGAAACGAAGACGGAACCTTCATTGAGGTGGCCGAGAAGAGCATCCTCTGGCTCAGGGTGAAGGTCAGGGGTAGGCAGGTTCACGCCAGCATGCCGGACAAGGGTTTAAACGCCCACCGTGTGGCTCTGGACTTCGCCTACCACCTCGACAGAGTGCTCCACGAGAAGTACGGTGAGAGGGACGAACTCTTCGACCCGCCGGAGAGCACCTTCGAGCCGACGATGGTCAAAAACCCGGCCGACAGCCCGAACATAGCGCCCGGCGAGCACGAGGTCGTCTTCGACTGCAGGATTCTGCCGAGGTACAGCATAGACGATATCCTGAAAGACGCCGAGAGGCTTGCCGAGGAGATCAAGGAGAAGTACAGGAAGGAGTTCAATGGAAAAGTCCTGCCGGAGATTGAATTCGAGGTTCTTCAGCGTATGGACGCTCCAGAGCCGACGGACCCGAACAGCGAGATAGTTCTCCTGCTCAAGGAGGCCATCAGGAGGCTTCGCGGAAAGGAGGCGAAGGTCGGCGGAATAGGGGGCGGAACCTTCGCGGCCTACTTCAGGAAGCTCGGAATCCCGGCGGTTGTCTGGGCGACGCTCGACGAGACCGCCCACCAGCCCAACGAGTACGCCTGGATAAAGAACATGGTCAATGACGCGAAGGTCATGGCGGCTTTAGCCCTTCTCTAA
- a CDS encoding serpin family protein produces the protein MRRFVSVLIVIMVITSGCIAGGKGTPTAPESSPAETPHPTDSDVLNPVQTDEAMNVVSASNLFGTELYLKLSGEKGNVLISPFSVFTALAMAYEGARGETAREMGLVLHLPANDSKRREAFRTLLLNMERPRSIKLTVANALWVQRGYPVREDYVDVIRRYYLGEARELDFQNDPESAERIINEWVREETNGKIENIVGNLDPLTRLVITNAVYFRANWSSRFRPEDTRNERFTLPSGEKITVPMMHQLGEFNYTETEEVQVLEMPYEDSSFSMVIILPRKMDGLSGVERSLSPAFIGNLLEKLHPENVSVAIPKFEFRESYPLSDVLREMGIRSAFTDNANFSGISEKPIAISDVRHKTFISVAENGTEAAAATAVTFTVVSVREEGQEYKVFRADHPFLFLIVDRESGLILFIGRLEDPRG, from the coding sequence ATGAGGCGTTTCGTATCGGTCCTTATCGTCATAATGGTAATCACCTCGGGGTGCATAGCCGGGGGAAAGGGAACCCCAACCGCTCCGGAGAGTTCCCCTGCCGAAACCCCGCACCCAACGGACAGCGACGTTTTGAACCCGGTTCAGACTGATGAGGCCATGAACGTCGTCAGCGCCAGCAACCTCTTTGGCACCGAACTGTATCTGAAGCTCTCAGGGGAGAAGGGAAACGTCCTCATATCCCCATTCAGCGTTTTCACGGCGCTGGCGATGGCATATGAAGGGGCCAGAGGAGAAACCGCGAGGGAAATGGGCCTGGTCCTCCATCTGCCGGCGAACGATTCCAAACGGAGGGAGGCCTTCAGGACACTCCTGCTCAACATGGAGAGGCCGAGGAGCATAAAACTCACCGTGGCAAACGCCCTCTGGGTTCAGAGAGGCTATCCCGTTAGGGAGGACTACGTTGACGTTATCCGTAGGTACTACCTCGGAGAGGCGAGGGAACTCGACTTCCAGAACGACCCAGAGAGTGCGGAGAGGATCATCAACGAATGGGTGAGAGAGGAAACCAACGGAAAGATTGAGAACATAGTGGGCAACCTCGACCCCCTGACGAGGCTGGTAATAACGAACGCGGTCTATTTCAGGGCCAACTGGTCGAGCAGGTTCAGACCGGAGGACACACGGAACGAGAGATTCACGCTCCCCTCCGGAGAAAAAATCACCGTGCCCATGATGCACCAGCTTGGAGAGTTCAACTACACGGAAACCGAGGAAGTGCAGGTTCTTGAGATGCCCTACGAGGACTCCAGCTTCTCCATGGTGATAATTCTGCCCAGAAAAATGGACGGGCTGAGCGGGGTGGAGAGGAGCTTAAGCCCGGCCTTTATCGGAAACCTCCTTGAGAAACTGCACCCCGAGAACGTCAGCGTCGCCATTCCCAAATTCGAGTTCAGGGAAAGCTACCCGCTAAGCGACGTCCTCAGGGAGATGGGCATTAGGAGCGCGTTCACAGACAACGCGAACTTCTCGGGCATCTCAGAAAAGCCAATTGCAATCAGCGACGTCCGCCACAAGACCTTCATCAGCGTCGCCGAGAACGGCACCGAGGCGGCGGCCGCGACGGCAGTGACGTTCACTGTCGTTTCTGTCCGGGAAGAGGGGCAGGAGTACAAGGTCTTCAGGGCAGACCATCCCTTCCTGTTCCTCATAGTGGACAGGGAGAGCGGGCTGATACTCTTCATCGGGAGGCTCGAAGACCCGAGGGGTTGA
- a CDS encoding class I SAM-dependent rRNA methyltransferase: MAKVVVDAQAARAIGKGAMIVFKKGVVRTEGEFEPGDIVEVYTRGGKFLGKGFVNPNSNIMIRLVTKDRETEINKELFRERIRKANEYRKKVLGYDRAYRMVYGEADYLPGLIVDRFNEIASLQISSVGMERFKLDVAEAIMEAEPEIETVFEKNTGRSRRREGLPEIERVLLGKEKYRTIIEEGRAKFIVDMRGQKTGFFLDQRENRIALEKYVKPGMRVLDVFTYTGGFAIHAAVAGAEEVVAVDKSPWAINMVKENAKLNGVEDRMKYIVGSAFPVMEEMIKRGEKFDIVILDPPAFVQHEKDLKRGLRAYFNVNYAGLQLVREGGILVTASCSQHVDMQAFKDMVIAAAAKAGKFLKMLEPYRTQAPDHPILMASKDTEYLKALFLYVEDMK; the protein is encoded by the coding sequence ATGGCAAAGGTGGTAGTTGACGCTCAGGCGGCGAGAGCCATAGGAAAGGGCGCGATGATAGTCTTCAAGAAGGGCGTCGTGAGAACGGAGGGTGAGTTCGAGCCTGGAGATATAGTTGAGGTCTACACCCGCGGGGGCAAGTTCCTTGGAAAGGGCTTCGTGAACCCGAACTCCAACATCATGATTCGCCTTGTCACCAAGGACCGCGAGACGGAGATAAACAAGGAGCTCTTCCGCGAGAGGATTAGGAAGGCCAACGAGTATAGGAAGAAGGTTCTCGGCTACGATAGGGCCTACCGCATGGTCTACGGCGAGGCCGACTACCTTCCGGGCCTCATAGTTGACCGCTTCAACGAGATAGCATCGCTCCAGATATCGAGCGTCGGGATGGAGAGGTTCAAGCTCGACGTTGCCGAGGCCATAATGGAGGCCGAGCCGGAGATAGAGACCGTCTTCGAGAAGAACACCGGGCGCTCGAGGAGGAGGGAAGGATTGCCAGAGATAGAGCGCGTTCTCCTCGGAAAGGAGAAGTATCGCACGATAATCGAGGAGGGAAGGGCAAAGTTCATCGTTGACATGCGCGGCCAGAAGACGGGCTTCTTCCTCGACCAGAGGGAGAACAGGATAGCCCTTGAGAAGTACGTCAAGCCGGGGATGAGGGTTCTTGATGTTTTCACATACACAGGTGGCTTCGCCATTCACGCCGCCGTCGCCGGGGCGGAAGAGGTCGTGGCCGTTGACAAGTCCCCCTGGGCAATCAACATGGTGAAGGAGAACGCCAAGCTCAACGGCGTTGAGGACAGGATGAAGTACATAGTGGGTTCGGCCTTCCCTGTCATGGAGGAGATGATAAAGCGCGGCGAGAAGTTTGACATCGTCATCCTCGATCCCCCCGCCTTCGTCCAGCACGAGAAGGACCTAAAGCGGGGCCTTCGCGCTTACTTCAACGTGAACTACGCCGGCTTACAGCTTGTCAGAGAGGGTGGAATACTCGTGACCGCCTCCTGCTCCCAGCACGTGGACATGCAGGCCTTCAAGGACATGGTTATTGCAGCGGCGGCCAAGGCCGGGAAGTTCCTTAAGATGCTTGAGCCCTATAGGACTCAGGCGCCGGACCACCCGATACTCATGGCCTCGAAGGACACGGAGTACCTCAAGGCGCTCTTCCTCTACGTGGAGGATATGAAGTAG
- a CDS encoding ATPase domain-containing protein, with translation MVMKYTVKRVKSGIPGFDDLIEGGFPAGTTVLVTGPTGSGKTTFGVQFVYKGASEYNEPGVIVTLEERAQDLRREMLAFGWDLEKYERERMIAIVDGVSAVVGLPSEEQYVLEGNLNAEDFLRYIYRVVKAINAKRLVIDSIPSIAFRLQEESKIREVLLQLNTILLEMGVTSILTTEAPDPSRGRISRYGMEEYIARGVVLLDFVEKEVELKRYLLIRKMRETKHSMKKYPFEINEEGIVVYPSGEVY, from the coding sequence ATGGTCATGAAATACACTGTCAAAAGAGTGAAAAGCGGTATCCCTGGTTTTGACGATTTAATCGAAGGCGGTTTTCCCGCGGGGACGACAGTCTTGGTTACAGGACCAACAGGAAGCGGTAAGACTACTTTTGGGGTTCAGTTCGTCTACAAAGGGGCCTCTGAGTATAATGAACCCGGAGTCATAGTCACCCTTGAGGAGAGGGCACAGGACCTTAGAAGGGAGATGCTGGCCTTCGGATGGGACCTTGAAAAGTACGAGAGGGAGAGGATGATAGCCATAGTGGATGGCGTTAGCGCCGTGGTCGGGCTACCCTCTGAGGAGCAGTACGTCCTTGAGGGCAACCTCAACGCCGAGGACTTTCTCCGCTACATATACCGCGTCGTCAAGGCGATAAACGCCAAGAGGCTGGTTATAGACTCGATTCCCTCCATAGCCTTCAGACTTCAGGAAGAAAGCAAGATAAGGGAAGTTCTTCTCCAGCTCAACACAATACTCCTTGAGATGGGTGTCACGTCCATACTAACCACTGAGGCTCCCGATCCCAGCAGGGGTAGAATAAGCCGCTACGGAATGGAGGAGTACATAGCAAGGGGCGTTGTCCTTCTGGACTTCGTTGAGAAGGAGGTTGAGTTGAAGCGCTACCTCCTAATCAGGAAGATGCGCGAGACCAAGCACTCCATGAAGAAGTACCCCTTCGAGATAAACGAGGAGGGCATCGTGGTCTACCCGAGCGGCGAGGTTTACTGA
- a CDS encoding P-loop NTPase family protein, which translates to MSIWGWIALVAFIVMAVEGISGRGIRESRSKLVRMCYTVSYSLVMIIVMIGVLIGFEVISKNSLVIWIMPVSAILALILTFVGISIDNKKTSFNEKAFH; encoded by the coding sequence ATGAGCATCTGGGGTTGGATTGCTTTGGTGGCTTTCATAGTCATGGCAGTTGAGGGTATCTCTGGTAGGGGTATAAGGGAAAGTCGTAGTAAATTGGTAAGGATGTGTTACACAGTCAGTTACTCCTTAGTGATGATAATTGTTATGATCGGAGTACTGATTGGTTTTGAGGTTATAAGTAAAAATTCTCTAGTGATCTGGATTATGCCAGTATCCGCAATATTAGCATTAATCTTGACCTTTGTCGGGATAAGTATCGACAACAAAAAAACGAGCTTCAACGAAAAGGCATTTCACTGA
- a CDS encoding tripartite tricarboxylate transporter permease, with translation MLGELLSGILAGTFSGIFPGIHVNTLGAFLAMEGVSGNLLLFSMGLTHTFLDVVPSAFLGVPDEGTALGILPAHRLVLRGRAMEVIRIALWASFLAVLMVILLSPFYPVLAGAYTPGTGRAVVCLLALLLILTEKGLKKLYAALVFFLAGILGVLTFRLPLDQPYYHLFTGLFGLPVLLMAFIEGTANISKEDGEIRMNPKRFLGFSFLGTLLGMIASLVPAFTASQAALIGSFLSRDERSFLVVVFSVNTANFLFSFMNFLETGRIRNGIVALMEPDPRGFLPCYGLAALFVSLLVLSYGEPLAATILGTLNRVPYRFLNGAVVAILVLLSLYFDGFLGLLVLTGGAMIGLLAVALGVKRTNCMGVLMLQIIIG, from the coding sequence TTGCTCGGGGAACTGCTGAGCGGAATCCTCGCGGGGACTTTCAGCGGTATATTCCCCGGAATCCACGTGAACACGCTGGGCGCTTTCCTGGCAATGGAAGGAGTAAGCGGGAACCTGTTGCTCTTTTCGATGGGCCTGACGCACACCTTCCTCGACGTCGTTCCCTCGGCATTCCTCGGCGTTCCAGATGAAGGGACAGCCCTTGGCATACTTCCGGCACACAGGCTCGTCCTCCGTGGAAGGGCCATGGAGGTCATCAGAATAGCGCTGTGGGCGAGCTTTCTGGCGGTTCTCATGGTGATTCTTCTCTCCCCCTTCTATCCAGTGCTGGCCGGTGCTTACACTCCAGGAACCGGAAGGGCAGTCGTATGCTTACTGGCCCTCCTCTTAATCCTCACGGAGAAGGGTTTGAAGAAACTCTATGCAGCGCTGGTGTTCTTCCTCGCGGGGATACTTGGAGTCCTCACTTTCCGGCTCCCCTTGGATCAGCCGTACTATCACCTCTTCACGGGGCTCTTTGGTCTGCCCGTGCTTTTAATGGCTTTCATTGAAGGGACTGCAAACATTTCGAAGGAGGATGGGGAGATCAGAATGAACCCGAAACGTTTCCTAGGCTTCTCCTTCCTGGGGACCCTTTTGGGGATGATAGCCTCGCTGGTTCCAGCGTTTACCGCTTCCCAGGCGGCCCTCATAGGTTCCTTTCTCTCCCGTGACGAGCGCTCGTTCCTTGTGGTGGTCTTTTCCGTCAACACCGCCAATTTCCTGTTCTCCTTCATGAACTTCTTGGAAACCGGGAGGATAAGAAACGGCATCGTGGCTTTGATGGAACCGGACCCCAGGGGTTTCCTCCCGTGCTACGGCCTGGCAGCCCTGTTCGTTTCCCTCCTCGTTCTTAGCTACGGTGAACCGCTGGCGGCCACTATACTCGGTACACTGAACCGTGTACCCTACAGGTTCCTGAACGGTGCGGTTGTGGCCATCCTTGTACTCCTGTCACTGTATTTTGACGGCTTCCTAGGACTCCTCGTCCTCACGGGGGGAGCGATGATAGGACTGCTGGCTGTGGCCCTAGGAGTCAAAAGAACGAACTGCATGGGAGTGCTGATGCTCCAAATAATAATCGGATAA
- a CDS encoding RlmF-related methyltransferase: MPTWKDGKLGLPVREAVKLFPELERYLDERGRLDFSNREARILYNRAIAKAVFGLDIEYHPRGLVTTPVSRYIFLKTFLRGGERVLEIGTGHTALMALMAAKLFNCDVTATELDGEFFEYARKNIERNNARVRLIKSNGGIIHGVVPEGERFEVIFSAPPYYEEPTKGVLTELEGLGGGKHGEGFSVRLIEEALDYLKPGGRVALFLPDKGPLIEAVEEKGKELGYSVRDVRFKAGTRWRHSLIFSEMPFR; the protein is encoded by the coding sequence ATGCCCACATGGAAGGACGGAAAGCTCGGACTGCCCGTGAGGGAAGCCGTTAAGCTCTTCCCCGAGCTTGAGCGATACCTTGATGAACGCGGCAGGCTCGACTTCTCGAACAGGGAAGCGAGGATACTCTACAACAGAGCGATAGCAAAGGCCGTTTTTGGACTGGACATAGAGTACCACCCACGCGGGCTTGTCACCACCCCGGTTTCGCGTTACATCTTTCTCAAGACCTTCCTCAGGGGCGGTGAGAGGGTTCTGGAGATAGGGACGGGGCATACTGCACTGATGGCACTCATGGCGGCGAAGCTCTTCAACTGCGACGTCACCGCGACGGAGCTCGACGGGGAGTTCTTTGAGTACGCGAGGAAGAACATCGAGAGGAACAATGCCAGAGTCAGGCTAATCAAAAGCAACGGCGGGATAATCCACGGTGTAGTCCCGGAGGGGGAGAGGTTCGAAGTTATCTTCTCGGCTCCCCCGTACTACGAGGAGCCGACGAAGGGCGTTCTGACCGAGCTTGAAGGCCTCGGTGGAGGGAAACACGGCGAGGGCTTTTCAGTGAGGCTCATCGAGGAGGCGCTGGACTATTTAAAGCCGGGCGGAAGGGTGGCCCTCTTCCTTCCCGACAAGGGGCCGCTGATAGAGGCCGTGGAAGAGAAGGGAAAGGAACTGGGCTACTCCGTCAGGGACGTACGCTTTAAGGCCGGAACGAGGTGGAGGCACAGTTTGATTTTCAGTGAAATGCCTTTTCGTTGA
- a CDS encoding DUF5748 family protein, with amino-acid sequence MHFEVVKEFLEEIGADWIEIDGEIHLEPEVFYEVWKYVGQPDLGMYTIEDEVVEPGSYDPPEKKYVSTKKIRVKKAYFTTLDGKRIVTDYSELQKILKEKSP; translated from the coding sequence ATGCACTTCGAGGTAGTGAAAGAGTTTCTCGAGGAAATAGGGGCGGACTGGATAGAGATTGACGGCGAAATTCACCTGGAGCCGGAGGTCTTCTACGAGGTCTGGAAATACGTGGGCCAGCCAGACCTCGGCATGTACACGATTGAAGACGAGGTCGTGGAGCCCGGTTCTTACGATCCGCCCGAGAAGAAGTACGTAAGCACGAAGAAGATTCGGGTCAAGAAGGCGTACTTCACGACGCTGGACGGCAAGAGGATAGTGACGGACTACAGCGAGCTCCAGAAGATTCTGAAGGAGAAATCCCCCTGA